The proteins below come from a single Chryseobacterium capnotolerans genomic window:
- a CDS encoding WG repeat-containing protein, with amino-acid sequence MNKILLLITMIPVLAFSQKKEVLRYFISKDSLVGVKNQAGKIIIPAEFRDYTGIKDGERVKEGMGNETILFAGVKRNDKYEKNAFGYVYDRKGEFLYKPYLFDNGADYFSEGVRRLVRNGKVGFADRNGTIVIQPKHDFVSSFNYGYASFCDGCDWEKTEDEHKSIVGGTWGVMNSKGETVQPLTKYSDKDLDLEGKYYPYPFQYSEKEKSILQFFEKYNKIISAVHYVNVYNEMSEDEKKLLFEIVERPQENFPYYQINTYDNEKTNLAAFDDLKFFVTKDGKSVFTTNYEDKMIPFEKWLKKEIKQAEEYQKKHSNNPNKFKNNQN; translated from the coding sequence ATGAACAAAATCCTTTTATTGATTACCATGATTCCTGTACTGGCTTTCTCTCAGAAGAAAGAAGTATTGAGGTATTTTATATCTAAAGATTCTTTAGTTGGTGTGAAAAACCAAGCTGGGAAGATTATCATACCGGCAGAGTTTAGAGATTATACCGGAATTAAAGATGGAGAACGGGTAAAAGAAGGAATGGGGAATGAAACCATTCTCTTTGCTGGTGTGAAAAGAAATGACAAATATGAAAAAAATGCCTTTGGATATGTTTATGACAGAAAAGGCGAATTTTTGTATAAACCTTATTTATTCGATAATGGAGCAGATTACTTTTCAGAAGGAGTGAGAAGACTGGTGAGAAATGGAAAAGTAGGCTTTGCAGATAGGAACGGAACAATAGTTATTCAACCCAAACATGATTTTGTTTCCTCTTTCAATTATGGCTATGCATCCTTTTGTGACGGATGTGACTGGGAAAAAACAGAAGATGAGCATAAAAGTATCGTAGGCGGAACCTGGGGAGTGATGAATAGCAAAGGAGAAACTGTTCAGCCCCTTACAAAATATTCCGACAAAGATCTTGATCTTGAAGGAAAATACTATCCATATCCATTTCAATACAGTGAAAAAGAAAAGAGTATTCTTCAATTCTTTGAAAAATACAATAAAATAATCTCAGCAGTTCATTATGTGAATGTCTATAATGAAATGTCCGAGGATGAAAAAAAACTGCTTTTTGAAATAGTAGAAAGACCACAGGAAAACTTTCCATATTATCAGATCAATACTTATGATAATGAAAAAACAAACTTAGCAGCATTTGATGATCTGAAATTTTTTGTGACAAAAGACGGGAAAAGCGTTTTTACTACCAATTATGAAGATAAAATGATTCCTTTCGAAAAATGGCTGAAAAAGGAAATCAAACAGGCCGAAGAGTACCAAAAAAAACATTCTAATAACCCGAATAAATTCAAAAATAACCAGAATTAA
- a CDS encoding serine hydrolase domain-containing protein, whose product MRKNIFILIFALAFAKNHAQNDKTVYSIIDAAAEKVAKESKAYSVSVGIIKDGKVYTKHFGEIDKGKGNKADNTTYFAIASVTKLFTGQLLAQAVLEGKISLDDDVRKYLKGSYPNLEYNGVPIKVRDLISYETALPRNLPTDDELRKNMTDETPFLYEKLNEGYTKEDFKKIWQVSN is encoded by the coding sequence ATGAGAAAAAATATATTCATACTTATTTTTGCTTTGGCATTTGCAAAGAACCATGCACAAAACGATAAAACAGTTTACTCTATCATTGATGCAGCGGCTGAGAAAGTAGCAAAAGAATCCAAAGCATATTCCGTTTCCGTTGGAATTATTAAAGACGGAAAAGTCTACACCAAGCACTTTGGTGAAATAGACAAAGGAAAAGGAAATAAAGCTGACAATACAACGTATTTCGCCATAGCTTCTGTTACAAAGCTTTTTACAGGACAATTATTGGCTCAGGCAGTTCTGGAAGGGAAAATAAGCCTTGATGATGATGTACGTAAATACCTCAAAGGATCTTACCCTAACTTAGAATATAATGGAGTTCCTATAAAAGTTCGCGACTTAATTTCTTATGAAACAGCCTTGCCTAGAAATCTTCCTACTGATGATGAGCTGAGAAAAAACATGACGGATGAAACCCCTTTTCTTTACGAGAAGCTCAATGAAGGATATACAAAAGAAGACTTTAAAAAGATCTGGCAGGTGTCAAATTAG
- a CDS encoding serine hydrolase — MKPGTEYKYSNLSLEMAGLMLENIYGKSYEALLKENIFSKNGMNHTKLGLGKGEVQANGYHENYRLMPVSTSLLWGSGGSKTESTLGDMMQFLKEELDSKNKIVQESQRNIDNSKEGWFGYFWDRQMVTEYGKRGFKHGGSYGINTLFTIFPEQNIGVCIIVNINGPETFTALYNGTSSLVGDLTTISDKKQVYGYAVKDNKVVFTYRHPLNLDANLLHTVALAGSFNDWNSENKEYQMIKKDKGHYELEIPVSKFEKGKTYTFKFVLNKEGWMDAPKNASNNDGTKDNNLALVL, encoded by the coding sequence ATGAAACCGGGAACAGAATATAAATACAGTAATTTAAGTCTTGAAATGGCAGGTCTTATGTTGGAAAATATATATGGAAAAAGTTATGAAGCCCTTTTGAAAGAAAATATCTTTTCAAAAAACGGGATGAATCATACCAAACTGGGACTTGGAAAAGGTGAAGTTCAAGCCAATGGATATCACGAAAATTATAGACTGATGCCCGTTTCAACAAGTCTTCTGTGGGGATCCGGAGGTTCAAAAACTGAATCTACCTTGGGAGATATGATGCAGTTTTTAAAAGAAGAGCTGGATTCCAAAAATAAAATAGTACAGGAGTCTCAAAGGAATATTGACAACAGTAAAGAAGGCTGGTTTGGGTATTTCTGGGATAGACAAATGGTTACAGAATACGGGAAAAGAGGATTTAAACATGGAGGATCTTATGGAATAAATACCTTGTTTACTATATTTCCAGAGCAAAACATTGGAGTGTGTATCATTGTAAATATCAATGGTCCTGAAACATTTACCGCACTGTATAATGGTACCTCAAGTCTGGTAGGGGATCTTACCACAATTTCAGATAAAAAGCAGGTATATGGCTATGCGGTAAAAGATAATAAAGTTGTTTTCACTTATAGACATCCTTTGAATCTGGATGCTAATCTCCTTCATACCGTAGCATTAGCTGGAAGTTTCAATGACTGGAATTCCGAAAACAAAGAATATCAGATGATTAAAAAAGATAAAGGCCATTATGAATTAGAGATTCCGGTATCAAAATTTGAAAAAGGAAAAACCTACACTTTTAAATTTGTACTGAATAAAGAAGGGTGGATGGATGCTCCTAAGAACGCATCCAATAATGATGGAACCAAAGATAATAATCTGGCATTGGTATTATAA